In Bicyclus anynana chromosome 22, ilBicAnyn1.1, whole genome shotgun sequence, the following proteins share a genomic window:
- the LOC112055494 gene encoding DNA-directed RNA polymerases I, II, and III subunit RPABC2 codes for MADEEYDAEDGGADYDDIAEEDNNIEEAEEQEEEPGYNVQCMAPGQAVGGVEKSKRITTRYMTKYERARVLGTRALQIAMCAPVMVELEGETDPLQIAMKELKQRKIPIIIRRYLPDHSYEDWSIDELIIIDH; via the exons ATGGCTGACGAAGAATACGACGCAGAGGATGGCGGAGCGGATTATGATGACATTGCTGAAGAGGATAACAACATCGAAGAAGCAGAAGAACAAGAGGAGGAACCTGGATATAATGTGCAGTGCATGGCGCCGGGACAGGCCGTCGGCGGAGTAGAGAAGTCCAAGCGGATCACCACACGATACATGACTAAATACGAAAGGGCTAGAGTGTTAG gtacaaGAGCATTGCAAATAGCCATGTGTGCACCAGTCATGGTGGAACTAGAGGGAGAGACTGACCCTCTGCAGATAGCCATGAAGGAACTGAAGCAACGGAAGATCCCCATCATCATAAGAAGATACCTACCTGACCACTCCTATGAAGATTGGAGCATAGATGAATTAATTATCATAGACCActag